The sequence ACGCCCACAAGCGGCTGCTCCTTCCCGCACAGCCCTCTATCCTCGTATTAGGCgtgttcgatcctggacggcccctggctcaactataggttcccgtagctcgatgtgcgcgttagctctccttagactcgcccatgaagagtccctgattgagagaagtccctatttggcctcattcactttctccccagctcggtctgtggagattcgcgtaggacatcttagaattactggtagggcacggacgagtaggtgctccttcgagctgcccacgattggccccctgtggctaccgttcctttgctcggctacggcatgttcttaccatgatagtacagggtcacccttcgcatcccgggctctccaccccctcctcattgccccgatgtcaactccgatcgcacataaattaatgaaattacaatattattcaatctctaccgctaacacctcgctcacggaggagcagagtaacatgtatatggcatggatggtccacactgctcgatctgtgacagatcgctcgtgtctcgtatgtcatgatcgtagcctcaacccccattttatgctgcctatggggaacctcacagaatgcctcaccaacccctattctgttgattttttgtgtcctactgtgtgcctccttggggccctttctgctgattttggcccaccgtggatgcacaatgcaagctcctcatgcctgtttcaccctgtaaccacccaagtgtcgacttttgtccgcgtccaaccgtctctgccctcgttctttcccatctgcctctgctcctctgttggcgtatatcctgtgggaaatgtgtctgcccgatgtaatgtctccctgttcgctaatgatttgcaaattgaaaccccctctgtttgtgattcacccccatgcacccccaacgtggtaattcccctacctgatcttagtggtggtactgttccccttgcggatgtgttctggttttgcgggggccaacttgtacgccagaccttgcctgcggagtggcagggatgctgcgccccggttaggttggatggtaagacccgtgttttgttggtggctgaccgaccgtcttccggccggtcccgttcacgccgcgacgtggccctatggactcagtatgtccgtgacgctgatgcagcgaactattctgactgggctgctgatgagaccgtccatcttgactttgggggtacccccgttggcgttcctgctcgctacagagccatggaggtcgttggcagtggtgtagcgtctattttgctcccggccgtgcagatcaaccgcaacgtggcatggattaattacatgtggtacaacgagcaacgcttcattaactacttgctgagtgctctcggactggtccgtgatcagctccatgccacttccctcatggctgctcagaaccgttttgtcctggaccagatgcgggccccggaggaaggtgtctgtacaatgattggtcccgagtgctgtgctgcaatccctttgcacactggttctgagggagccctctccaaggtcctgggccaactacaagccctccagacggagcaagcggctaactccggctttgggtctagtctccgcctcccgccgtggctctcctggtttctttctggagattggactgctgccctgacccgcttgggagcgtccctgttcgtcctccttctccttatggctctggtggcctgctgtgtgatcccctgcgcacggcggatggtgatgtcctcagcctccttttctggccagtatgttgttaagggtgaggcgttaccgcctcaacggggggtggtgattgagaccatgcgacgggagacaatgagcagcgacagcagcgacagacaggggtcaatgagcagtgacagcagcaacaccagcgtctacgagaacatgagacgggaCATAAGCCTggactgatgggaaagggggcgcaaggacccgtttgtacaaggtagtggcaaggtaatgggcctatccgagacaaacgggacctattggtgttttctatatgttcatttgtgttgcagatctactgaaccctgaggggtgagaagaagatgtgatgatccataccctgggtgtaagtgctagcctaacctctccccaaagggtggttctctacagtacgtaaagtgcttgagccgaagacaactggaatacagagggatactgccgatagagactgttatgccgagtgttataaaatgctgtgatatgtgacatgaaatgtaatgtgatgggcaaaaaagtgtgacgcaatcaggcacagaaaagtataatggtgctgctgagcacatagtgctggcagggtgggaatttttcctcgtaagaggttttttcgcccacccctgactgcgaaagactgtggtttggtttttgaggggaagcaagaatctgcaggtcccgacaaatacaaaactgtgggctgacaggcctagttgagaaagatagggtcgtgtagatcaagtagttagttactgtagtgtactcatacgtacggcagtagtagtagtaataaatgattaggggaactcagttaatcacttACTCATGATTTAGGCGGGGAAGATtgtcgtctcgcaaggaaggtcgtaatttttagagaaccatgaagagagccagttataagggtgggtcaaactgcccccccccctcgatataacgataagaccaaggtccctcccggttgtttagtcgtcttgtctacgtcattttttttacctagggaattgagaatcctggtttctgactgcctaggtaaatgagaatcctggtttttgaccccctaggtaaatgagaatcctggtttttgacaacctaggtagctagaaactctgggtttttgtttcctgggttgttggaaatgcctgggttctgattttatgtgtaaattaaaacccctggtttcaattctatgggtaagtgaaataggccttttctggaaacctatgggttatctagtgtgtaaatacagtataaatactggagcttaagctcagggtagggggatcacttctgagaattctcatcggtgtggatctcgtgtggtggaatgaaacaataaagctggacccttgcttcttctcactcatggctggtgtattttttctatctccaactggtctcagaggtagatgtgagtattggcttctaagttgaattttaaatgttttggggtaataggctaaattcgagccaacacaACCACAGTCCATTATCGATGCAGTACTCAAAATGTAAAGGAGTAAACGTACAACACACAGGAAGCATTGAGTGGAGtttataatacataatattcTACACTCCCCTTTAGGattaattaattgtttaataatcaaagtgaaaataaaaaagacagagaaTAGTAATTATAATCATGAAATTACAAGTAAATCAGTAAATCTGTAAAAATCAGTGTGTGGCTAAGCTTACTCATCCCAAAGGTCCAAAAACATTAGGAGGCAAATGCATCATTACAGCATTAATATGGAAAATTATtgtataaaatgattaaaagtgaTTAAAGTAGGGAATGATAAATGATGATTCatgataaaaataacaataaataataataaatgttcacTGTTGATTGTTGAGCGTGGCTATTGAGCTGAAACTTCTAACTAACCTCTAACCCTGTGTCATGGAGGTTATGAAAATCATTACACATCAGAAATGTAActtgaaggaggtgtgtgtaattttgtgAACAACTCAAATCCTGACTCTCAAAACAAACTCACAACCACAAACTTTCAGCATCAGTTAATCACAGAACACATGATATCTAACATATGAAATGGCATCTTTTATACACTTTATTTGACCACATTtcaggatgaggatgaagactCTCAGCACTTCCATGTGCTGGTTTCCAAGCATATAGCAAACTTCTGAACAGCGATAAACTGGCTTTTTGAAAAACTATTCATTTACGTCATCTGATCTTGACAGGTTATTCCACAATTTAGTTTGAAACTAGAATAATTTTCAAATGAGAGGCCAGTCCAGTTTAATAGAGAATCTGGCAGCAACAATCTCATTGGTTAGAGGGCAATTTCTGACTCCAACTGTGTCCAACTGGCCCGTTTAACACTTGAGACTTTGgtagactgaatctgattggttggtgttgggtttcagactttgatagaccgaatctgattggttggtgttggggttcagactttggTAGACCGAATCTGActggttggtgttggggttcagactttggtagaccgaatctgattggttggtgttggggttcagactttgatagactgaatctgattggttggtcaTTTGTCTTGACTGGAAATGGAGCACATTTGGGTCATTTTCATAATCTCCATTTGTctgaaattataataataaaaaagagatGTTTTAGAAGTTGTAaaaactttaaatgttttgtcaAATTACTTAATGGAGTCAATGAGTTGTTTTACTGTTAATTTGTACTCACCTCTCTGTAAGTTGGTGTCATTGTTCCTGGACCTGCAGGAAgatgaggaaagaaaaagaacaagtgTTAGTTTAATCTTTATAAGTACAGACACCACATGTATGACTGAAACCCTTTTGACGTGAGTTTGACGTGTTATTGATTATATGACTATAACACTAACTGGGAGGAGAATCACTCATGTAGCAGTCCAGCCTCATTTTctatggtggtgtgtgtgtgcgtgtgtgtgtgtgtgtgcgtgtgtgcgtgtgtgtgtgtgtgtgtgtgtgtgtgtactttgcgTCCTGTGTCTCTTATGTAGAATCACAATGAGGAATATGACTccaatcagaagcagcagcagaattACAGACACAGTGATCACAGTGGAAGCTGGAAATCCTggaagagaaacaaacagaccGTCACTTTAACCTACATGCTGATCATTCATAAGGGATCAGATTCATCAAAGTCATGTAGTTAGACTCTGGGGGTGATGAGGATCTGAGCAGAATCACCTGCTGGAGGAGAAGCTGGAGTAGGCCAGGAGTTGTGCTTATTTGGGAGAAGTAGTAGcgtggatgatgatgatgatgatgatgatggtgatgatgatgttggtaaagatgttaatgaatattttgTTGGCACTGATGCTGAAACAGGGACACGTGGATCTAAAGCACAGAAACATATAGATAGTTTGGATGATAAAGGAGTCGTATGTAGATCCAGCATATGCCTGAAAGCAGTACAGGGCTTTTATCTATAAAAGTGTTGAGAGTAAAAATTTGGTGTTAAGTGACAAAATATTATAAGTAATGAGGacattgagaggaaccagactcataaGAGAACCCATCCACCTCTGGGTGTAGCCTGATAGTGGGATTCATTATGAGCATCCTGGTCTCTGTGAGTACAGCAGATGTTTTTCAGTAAGTCTacagctcgggttactgtctacATGAAGTTTTTACATGTTCTGTTCTGTgattcctccgggttctctggttttctcccactcCCACAAACATGCTGAGAAGTGGAATGGCTACACTACATTACTGTTAAGTGTCAATGAGGATGTGACTctgtgaagatgaatgaattcattttctttttctgttgatGAATAAATGCTTGAAGTAAGCAAATGTATTTCAGTAAGAAGCAAAACCTCTCTTCCAATAGAGcaagaatataaaatacattctaAGATATATCAAGCTGTCAGAATGGTCTGAAATTACAGAATAGCAGCTTTACTCATACAAACTCACCAGCAACTGTCAGGTCGATCTGTGTGAAATAAACCTTGTATCCATGATCAGATGTCCAGGCTGCTTCAGCTCCACACCAGTATTCACCAGAGTCCTGCTCAGTTACACTTCTAATACTCACAGTCAAcatttgtgtttctctgtcaTCATACAGGGAGAATTTcccctcatttacatattttctacTTTCTTTAACAGATTCTTTATAAGAACAAGCAGCACGTTGCAGCCTCGTCTTGCAGAGAAACTTGGAGTCACTCCTGAGGGATTCTGGGTATTTACAGCTGACAATCATATCTCCTCCTACATGGGCAGTCTTACTGATGGACTTCTCATAGGACAGATCTGCAAatcacaaccaatcagatcagtttatatgtgtatatgtgtcctAGCTCTGATTAACAACACTTAGACAGttatacagtaaatttacatataaatctGATGTTTCTTCTGATAAAACACATAATTAAAGATCCTCATCTTCTGTTACTTTCAGCTTCACTACAGTGTAAATCTGTATTTCATCAGACACAACAACAGCACACGCGTATGTTCCAGTGTCCTCCGTAATCAGCTCTCtgataaacacactgaagagtcCTGCACTTCTGCTGTCCTGAATTGAGAATCTGCCATCATGTGACCATTCACTGTgtagttttgttgttatttgattAAAACTCCACTGATGTGATCCCATCTTACAGAAAGATTTGGGTTTGTCTTTATATTCATCCTCATATCTGCACTTGATGTTGATTCCTCCCCCTGCATATGCACTCACTTCTCTAGAGACCGAGCCCCCTGTTAAAAGCAAGTTCATATCATGGTTACAACGTacataagtaagaaataaaacacatgggggcgtgtttttaatgaaaataatcacCATTGGAGCTAAGTATTTGCCAACGACACcactaagtgttttattattattattattattattattattattattattattatttgacatGAAATCAGTAAGGGAACActgaactacacttcccaacAGCCATTGCAccagagtcacatgaccacctgcacctgattcacctTCCTGGTAATTAGCACTCttgtatatagtcacagtttgcaTTGCACTCTTTATCTCACGTTAGCCTTTCTTTGTCCATGTGTTTGGAGTCCATGCCATTTTGTCTTTTGcactttgtttgtttctttattaaaactgtaaattctgcatttgcatccgtctctaCCTTGAAAcgtgacattattattattaaatttatgagataaacagtcgttccatcaccagcctcttaTTTTctcccccaaaacaaaacaaacccaaaataCATATGTACAAAATCCAGGGAGACGGATGGGAGTGCAGATGAGcgttattaaataaacaactaacaAACAACcagaagacagaaaaagaacCAAGACCTAGCAAAACCAACCAAAATTAAGACAAGGCTATGACAGGGGAAAACATAAACGCCAAGCAACTaaggagagaaaacacagaacTTAAATACAGAAACTAATCAGGAGAAATACACCTGAGATGAGCACAAACACAGGAACTAAAACTAAATAAGAAGTTCAAAAACACGCGTGCCCTCTGGGGAGACCGTCCATGGTGGACCTGACATCATAatgcagctcgtcatgttactgaaaaagTGAAGAGTTCAATCTGCTCTGTTTAAct comes from Ictalurus punctatus breed USDA103 chromosome 11, Coco_2.0, whole genome shotgun sequence and encodes:
- the LOC108261833 gene encoding polymeric immunoglobulin receptor, which encodes MIRELTVEDTGTYQCGVHKFGKDIYIPVKLKVKEDLSYEKSISKTAHVGGDMIVSCKYPESLRSDSKFLCKTRLQRAACSYKESVKESRKYVNEGKFSLYDDRETQMLTVSIRSVTEQDSGEYWCGAEAAWTSDHGYKVYFTQIDLTVADPRVPVSASVPTKYSLTSLPTSSSPSSSSSSSSTLLLLPNKHNSWPTPASPPAGDSAQILITPRV